In Arcobacter sp. F2176, the following are encoded in one genomic region:
- a CDS encoding response regulator transcription factor, with amino-acid sequence MKILLLEDNKRLSKLIIEALWEKKYKIDWFEDGRHALNAVHDGYDCFILDINVPGIDGLSLLKEIRVMDKKTPAIIISANVELETIKDAYTNGCDEYLKKPFYIYELELKLNKFCKKEKETINLLENYTYNTSSELLYDENKQEIKLAKKEILLLNLFIKNCEKIVTFEHIEQYVWEGDFTTNESIRTLVKRLRKKLPKDTITSQIGIGYKLQIS; translated from the coding sequence ATGAAAATATTATTATTAGAAGATAATAAAAGATTATCAAAACTTATTATTGAAGCCCTATGGGAAAAAAAATATAAAATTGATTGGTTCGAAGATGGAAGACATGCTTTGAATGCAGTTCATGATGGTTATGATTGTTTTATTTTAGACATAAATGTACCAGGAATAGATGGTCTTAGTTTATTAAAAGAAATTAGAGTTATGGATAAAAAAACACCCGCAATAATAATAAGTGCAAATGTTGAATTAGAGACTATTAAAGATGCTTATACTAATGGTTGCGATGAATATCTGAAAAAACCATTTTATATCTATGAGTTAGAATTAAAGCTTAATAAATTTTGTAAAAAAGAAAAAGAGACTATAAATCTACTTGAAAACTATACTTATAACACAAGTAGTGAACTTTTGTATGATGAAAATAAACAAGAGATAAAATTAGCAAAAAAAGAGATTTTACTTTTAAATTTATTTATAAAAAATTGTGAGAAAATAGTTACCTTTGAACACATAGAACAATATGTTTGGGAAGGTGATTTTACTACAAATGAGAGTATCAGAACACTTGTAAAAAGACTAAGAAAGAAACTTCCAAAAGATACAATAACTTCACAAATTGGGATTGGATATAAACTACAAATTTCTTAA
- a CDS encoding aminotransferase class IV family protein yields MKYFETIKCEDKEVFNLIFHNLRISNTIGKNIDLNEYIYPLNSKLLKCKVIYNDDEILDVRYDEYKKREIKTFKIIYDDKIEYSKKYLNRSSLDELYAKKEDADEIIIFKNFLLTDTSIANIALYDGSNWYTPKKPLLNGTTRQRYLESKNIIEKDLTIEDLKSASKLALMNAMIDFDIIENPIFIY; encoded by the coding sequence ATGAAATATTTTGAAACTATAAAATGTGAAGATAAAGAGGTATTTAATCTTATTTTTCACAATTTAAGAATATCCAATACTATAGGGAAAAATATAGATTTAAATGAATATATCTATCCCTTAAATAGTAAACTTTTAAAATGTAAAGTTATATACAATGACGATGAAATATTAGATGTAAGATATGATGAATATAAAAAAAGAGAAATAAAAACTTTTAAAATAATTTATGATGACAAAATTGAGTATTCAAAAAAATATCTCAATAGAAGTTCTTTAGATGAACTTTATGCTAAAAAAGAAGATGCTGATGAAATAATTATTTTTAAAAATTTTTTATTAACTGACACATCTATTGCAAATATTGCCTTATATGATGGTTCTAATTGGTATACACCTAAAAAGCCATTATTAAATGGTACTACTAGACAAAGGTATCTTGAATCTAAAAATATCATTGAAAAAGACCTTACAATCGAAGATTTAAAATCAGCTTCAAAGCTTGCACTTATGAATGCAATGATTGATTTTGACATCATCGAAAATCCAATTTTTATCTATTAA
- a CDS encoding fatty acid cis/trans isomerase codes for MKFSLFLIFTITFLLSNANAQFNQKVSFDEVKKNISYENDIKPILDKRCVVCHSCYNSPCQLKMSSLEGLLRGATKEVIYKNRLKAGEMTRLFVDATTTEKWREKGFYPVNEKIPNLNASIMSYLLNQKQKFPKIKGNYAPEDDELTCIKDKDELEKYLNDKPYHGMPYGFPALKKEEHNLLMTWLDKGIKKPKIIQTKEPKEIKIFEDFLNNQDVKHKVTARYIYEHLFLAHIKFPDSNDFYELVRSYTKPNTSVKVIATRLPYDKVEEPFYYRFQKIKSTIVHKTHMVYNLDESKLKRYKDLFINTNWEAKPTLVSYDSKIAANPLTAYEQIPATSKYNFLLDNIHYFIMTFIRGPVCKGQIALNVINDHFWVAFKDPKFDVTLHDSNFIHDNLKKLSVPNEYGPNAPILDAFDFFSYDQDTIAYYKNKNELYKKYYKKGIDINSIWKGNNSEEKNNDAILTIYRHFNSASVQKGALGDIPKTMWVIDYPLLERLYYSLVVGFDVFGNTPHKLLVRKYMDRLRIEGESNFLEYLPKDIRKTQFDKWYLGYTAKWLITYTPSQNETLVKYKSKEYKKELMLDILKYTNTPKDKLNFIEKGYKQSPILKQYNTKSQIEQSLKDLTLKKNTALFRDYSSNNFNLSYLRIQMNNKEDYVYSIVINKWHDNVAFLFNESERLNSSKDRINILKGFVGSYPNLFIVVKQDDLSEFFNILINYKKDDNEKLSKYFISRENKNFWEVYDWFQNEFNKEQPIDSGIFDLNRYFKKSILPITN; via the coding sequence ATGAAATTTTCACTTTTTTTAATATTTACAATCACATTTTTACTTTCTAATGCAAATGCACAGTTTAATCAAAAAGTTTCCTTTGATGAAGTTAAAAAAAATATCTCGTATGAAAATGATATAAAACCCATACTAGACAAAAGATGTGTAGTTTGTCACTCTTGTTATAATTCACCTTGCCAATTAAAAATGAGCTCACTTGAAGGTCTTTTAAGGGGAGCAACAAAAGAGGTTATTTATAAAAATAGATTAAAAGCTGGAGAGATGACAAGGCTCTTTGTAGATGCAACTACAACTGAAAAATGGAGAGAAAAAGGCTTTTATCCAGTAAATGAAAAGATACCAAATCTAAATGCTTCTATCATGTCTTATTTATTAAATCAAAAACAAAAATTTCCAAAAATAAAAGGAAATTATGCACCAGAAGATGATGAACTAACTTGTATAAAAGATAAAGATGAACTTGAGAAATATTTAAATGATAAGCCTTATCATGGTATGCCATATGGTTTTCCAGCTTTAAAAAAAGAAGAACATAACCTTCTTATGACTTGGTTAGATAAAGGAATAAAAAAGCCTAAAATCATACAAACAAAAGAACCAAAAGAGATAAAAATCTTCGAAGACTTTTTGAATAATCAAGATGTAAAACATAAAGTAACAGCTAGATATATTTATGAACATCTTTTCTTAGCTCATATTAAATTTCCTGATAGTAATGATTTTTACGAACTAGTAAGGTCTTATACAAAACCAAATACAAGTGTAAAGGTAATAGCAACAAGACTTCCTTATGATAAAGTAGAAGAACCATTTTATTATAGATTTCAAAAAATAAAATCAACTATTGTTCATAAAACACATATGGTATACAATCTTGATGAAAGTAAATTAAAAAGATATAAAGACCTTTTTATAAATACAAATTGGGAAGCAAAACCTACTTTAGTAAGTTATGATTCAAAAATAGCAGCAAATCCATTAACAGCTTATGAACAAATACCTGCAACATCTAAATACAATTTTTTACTTGATAATATCCATTACTTTATTATGACATTTATAAGAGGTCCTGTTTGTAAAGGTCAGATTGCACTAAATGTTATAAATGACCATTTTTGGGTTGCCTTTAAAGATCCAAAATTTGATGTAACTCTTCATGATAGTAACTTTATACATGATAATTTAAAAAAATTAAGTGTACCAAATGAGTATGGACCCAACGCCCCTATTTTGGATGCTTTTGATTTTTTTAGTTACGACCAAGACACTATAGCTTATTATAAAAATAAAAATGAACTATATAAAAAATATTATAAAAAGGGAATAGATATAAATAGTATCTGGAAAGGCAATAATAGTGAAGAAAAAAACAATGATGCAATATTGACCATATATAGACATTTTAACTCTGCCTCAGTTCAAAAGGGAGCCTTAGGTGATATTCCTAAAACTATGTGGGTCATTGATTACCCTTTATTAGAAAGACTTTATTATTCTCTTGTTGTGGGATTTGATGTTTTTGGGAATACTCCTCATAAACTACTAGTAAGAAAATATATGGACAGATTAAGAATAGAAGGTGAAAGTAACTTTTTAGAATACCTTCCAAAAGATATAAGAAAAACTCAATTTGATAAATGGTACTTAGGGTATACTGCAAAATGGCTAATAACTTATACTCCCTCTCAAAATGAAACCTTAGTAAAATATAAATCTAAAGAGTATAAAAAAGAGTTGATGTTAGATATATTAAAATATACAAATACACCAAAAGATAAATTAAATTTTATAGAAAAAGGGTATAAGCAATCCCCTATATTGAAACAATATAATACAAAAAGTCAAATCGAGCAAAGTTTAAAAGACTTAACACTAAAAAAGAATACAGCTCTTTTTAGAGACTATTCAAGTAATAATTTCAATCTTTCATATTTAAGAATACAAATGAATAATAAAGAAGACTATGTTTATTCAATAGTCATAAATAAATGGCATGACAATGTTGCGTTTTTATTTAATGAAAGTGAAAGATTGAATTCTAGCAAAGATAGAATAAATATATTAAAAGGTTTTGTAGGCTCATATCCAAACTTATTTATTGTTGTAAAACAAGATGATTTAAGTGAATTTTTTAATATTTTAATAAATTATAAGAAAGATGATAATGAAAAATTATCTAAATATTTTATTAGTAGAGAAAATAAAAACTTTTGGGAAGTATATGATTGGTTTCAAAATGAATTTAATAAGGAGCAACCTATAGATTCAGGAATTTTTGATTTAAATAGATATTTTAAAAAATCTATTCTTCCTATAACTAATTAA
- a CDS encoding 4Fe-4S dicluster domain-containing protein gives MKNYQMIIDAQKCVGCHACEVACKQEFKAPLGYFRTMTMYLDSGTFPKVKRDFLPLMCRQCNEALCLKACTKGAISKENGIVKIDESKCTGCKDCIKSCSIGAIYVNPFTNIAEKCNLCEHRLEQGLQTACEATCVANAITIITDKKYIPKDAKPFKNHKDDKPGTLHIGANEKMKNKLTFGRSFSPLNYEIENWAVDYE, from the coding sequence ATGAAAAATTACCAAATGATAATTGATGCACAAAAATGTGTGGGATGTCATGCATGTGAAGTAGCCTGTAAACAGGAGTTTAAAGCTCCCCTTGGTTACTTTAGAACAATGACAATGTATTTAGATAGTGGGACTTTCCCAAAAGTAAAAAGAGATTTTTTGCCTCTTATGTGTAGACAATGTAATGAGGCATTATGTTTAAAAGCCTGTACAAAAGGAGCTATTTCAAAAGAAAATGGAATTGTAAAAATAGATGAAAGTAAATGTACAGGTTGTAAAGATTGTATAAAATCTTGTTCAATAGGTGCCATTTATGTAAATCCATTTACAAATATTGCTGAAAAATGTAACTTATGTGAACACCGATTAGAACAAGGTCTTCAAACAGCATGTGAAGCAACTTGCGTTGCAAATGCAATTACAATAATTACAGATAAAAAATATATTCCAAAAGATGCAAAACCATTTAAAAATCATAAAGATGACAAACCTGGAACATTGCACATTGGAGCTAATGAAAAAATGAAAAATAAATTAACTTTTGGAAGAAGTTTTTCTCCATTAAATTATGAAATCGAAAATTGGGCGGTGGATTATGAATAG
- a CDS encoding aspartate carbamoyltransferase catalytic subunit — MQNLIRTSDFTNEEIISLFDDAKLFLDMKSRDILKGKVVVTLFFENSTRTRSAFEIAAKRLGAEIVSLDVGTSSSSKGETIFDTVANINAMCPDAIIIRHSECGLPGTLVDLVNCPIINAGDGKHAHPTQALLDLFTIMEHFDGEVENKKVAIVGDVRTSRVAGSNRKLLPRFGLDVCFVAPDCFKSETNEHKQYDNISEVIDEVDVVMSLRTQLERHNEIYFQSINDYAKDYCITKEVLGDRDILLLHPGPVNRNVDISDEMLLDPRSKVLKQVKNGVAVRMAVLKKLILSQ, encoded by the coding sequence ATGCAAAACCTCATAAGAACTTCAGACTTTACAAACGAGGAGATTATTTCATTATTTGATGATGCAAAACTGTTTTTAGATATGAAATCAAGGGATATTTTAAAAGGCAAAGTAGTAGTAACTCTATTTTTTGAAAACTCTACAAGAACTAGAAGTGCTTTTGAAATAGCTGCAAAAAGATTGGGTGCTGAGATTGTTTCACTTGATGTGGGAACAAGTTCAAGTAGTAAAGGTGAAACTATATTTGATACTGTTGCAAATATCAATGCAATGTGTCCAGATGCTATTATTATAAGACATTCAGAGTGTGGATTACCAGGAACTTTAGTTGATCTTGTAAATTGTCCAATAATCAATGCAGGTGATGGCAAACATGCACATCCTACTCAAGCTTTACTTGATTTGTTTACTATTATGGAACATTTTGATGGAGAAGTTGAAAATAAAAAAGTTGCAATAGTAGGAGATGTTAGAACTTCAAGAGTTGCTGGATCTAATAGAAAACTTCTTCCTAGATTTGGTTTAGATGTGTGTTTTGTAGCACCTGATTGTTTTAAATCAGAAACAAATGAACATAAGCAATATGATAATATTTCAGAAGTAATTGATGAAGTTGATGTTGTGATGAGTTTAAGAACACAATTAGAAAGACACAATGAAATATATTTCCAATCAATTAATGATTATGCAAAAGATTATTGTATTACAAAAGAAGTTCTAGGAGATAGAGATATTTTACTTCTTCACCCAGGACCAGTGAACAGAAATGTTGATATTAGTGATGAGATGTTATTGGATCCTAGATCAAAAGTTTTAAAACAAGTTAAAAATGGTGTTGCTGTTAGAATGGCAGTACTTAAAAAACTAATACTTTCTCAATAG
- a CDS encoding molybdopterin-dependent oxidoreductase, translated as MNRRDFLRNGAITLAALKLGDVISLSPTSAQASEITTFQEFNTLAKNIKGIERVPSVCLNCSTICGMTVLVKDGEILGVEGNPLDPNSEGKLCAKAHGGVSAVNYPERIVYPLKRVGRRGDGLWKRITMEEAYDMMAGKIKKCIDDKKPEGIVFHGGRNKMGDITGRFMDAVGSPVILNHRALCSSNKRAANYTTIGDTSWETVDARDCKYFLNFGSNFLETHQGGFPLLKRFIEAKNEGAKLVTFDTRLSNTAGRSDEWFAPYPSSEGAVALAMANVIMNEGLYDEKFINEWCNVRVDEYKKFIAPYTPEFAEEQSGLSASDIKRVAIEFAKAAPNCAAFTNRGSQAHYNGLHNDRAVVILNALVGSVGKKGGYAFGGSKNKGHKSFPMPSPIPPKPTFSTDLEDPKLYPFANKWQKMRVSELCYDKIKTKKHNIQVYMSYTISSPQTWPEGPQTAVEVLKDEKLIPFHVCSDVVYSEMAHYADLILPDATYFERYTIEGRNAYDLVPYFGLRQPAVKPPYDCENFADTLIKVAKKIGEPVAQYFAFDSYEEFIKLRFSKLPIKEGLSGFDYMKKYGVWIEDKPKNYEPYNIKLQEKDLKDSFVENDIIYVDKKGKKQAIGIIKDGKAFKGLKTPSRKFEIKSNDIIIDAKKLGLDEDGYPHFKMPKSLKEKSKNELVLTTFKWNVHTQARTAPQKYLTEIVHDNPVWINTQTAKKYGIKMGDKIRITTFRPKEGYKASKNEVLGSMEVKAFVTQGIHPEVLAISNSLGMNYGGRVPKAKNGIKENIKGYTKYQDLDLNGNIWWDKRLGGSGNGFNPNNIIPVNPAPIVGMQSWNDTICKIKKV; from the coding sequence ATGAATAGAAGAGATTTTTTAAGAAATGGAGCTATAACTCTTGCAGCACTAAAACTAGGAGATGTCATATCTTTATCTCCAACAAGCGCACAAGCAAGTGAAATAACAACTTTTCAAGAGTTTAATACTTTGGCTAAAAATATAAAAGGAATAGAAAGAGTTCCAAGTGTATGTTTAAATTGTTCTACGATATGTGGAATGACTGTTTTAGTAAAAGATGGAGAAATTCTTGGAGTTGAAGGAAATCCACTAGACCCAAATAGTGAAGGTAAGCTTTGTGCAAAAGCTCATGGAGGAGTTAGTGCAGTTAATTATCCAGAAAGAATTGTTTATCCATTAAAAAGAGTGGGACGAAGAGGTGATGGTCTTTGGAAAAGAATCACCATGGAAGAAGCTTATGATATGATGGCAGGTAAAATCAAAAAATGTATTGATGATAAAAAACCAGAAGGCATAGTTTTTCATGGTGGAAGAAACAAAATGGGAGATATAACTGGTAGATTTATGGATGCAGTTGGTTCTCCTGTGATTTTAAACCATAGAGCCCTTTGTTCATCTAATAAAAGAGCAGCAAACTACACTACAATAGGAGATACAAGTTGGGAAACTGTTGATGCTAGAGATTGTAAATATTTTCTTAATTTTGGTTCAAATTTTTTAGAAACACATCAAGGAGGTTTCCCTCTACTTAAAAGATTTATTGAGGCAAAAAATGAGGGTGCAAAATTAGTTACTTTTGATACAAGATTATCAAATACAGCAGGAAGAAGTGATGAATGGTTTGCTCCTTATCCATCGAGTGAAGGTGCAGTGGCACTAGCAATGGCAAATGTAATCATGAATGAAGGTTTATATGATGAAAAATTTATTAATGAATGGTGTAATGTAAGGGTAGATGAATATAAGAAGTTTATTGCTCCATATACTCCTGAGTTTGCCGAAGAACAAAGTGGCTTAAGTGCTAGTGATATAAAAAGAGTTGCAATAGAGTTTGCAAAAGCAGCTCCAAATTGTGCTGCTTTTACAAATAGAGGTTCACAAGCTCACTATAATGGATTACACAATGATAGAGCAGTAGTAATATTAAATGCCCTTGTTGGAAGTGTAGGGAAAAAAGGTGGTTATGCTTTTGGTGGTTCAAAAAATAAAGGACATAAATCATTCCCTATGCCAAGCCCTATTCCTCCAAAACCAACATTTAGTACAGATTTAGAAGACCCAAAACTTTATCCTTTTGCAAATAAATGGCAAAAAATGAGAGTAAGTGAATTATGTTATGACAAAATCAAAACTAAAAAACATAATATTCAAGTATATATGTCATATACAATATCTTCACCTCAAACTTGGCCAGAAGGCCCACAAACGGCAGTTGAAGTATTAAAAGATGAAAAATTAATTCCTTTTCATGTTTGTTCTGATGTAGTTTATTCAGAGATGGCACACTATGCTGATCTTATCTTACCAGATGCAACATATTTTGAAAGATACACAATAGAAGGAAGAAATGCTTATGATTTAGTTCCATATTTTGGTCTTAGACAACCTGCTGTAAAACCCCCTTATGATTGTGAAAACTTTGCAGATACTCTTATAAAAGTTGCAAAAAAAATAGGAGAACCAGTAGCCCAATATTTTGCTTTTGATTCTTATGAAGAGTTTATTAAATTAAGATTTTCAAAACTACCAATCAAAGAAGGTCTTAGTGGTTTTGATTATATGAAAAAATATGGTGTATGGATAGAGGATAAGCCAAAAAATTATGAACCATATAATATAAAACTTCAAGAAAAAGATTTAAAAGATAGTTTTGTAGAAAATGATATTATTTATGTAGATAAAAAAGGTAAAAAACAAGCCATAGGTATAATAAAAGACGGAAAAGCATTTAAAGGATTAAAAACTCCATCAAGAAAATTTGAAATAAAATCGAATGATATTATAATAGATGCCAAAAAACTTGGACTTGATGAAGATGGTTATCCACACTTTAAAATGCCAAAATCTTTGAAAGAAAAAAGTAAAAATGAACTTGTTTTAACTACATTTAAATGGAATGTTCATACACAAGCTAGAACTGCTCCACAAAAATATCTTACTGAAATAGTTCATGATAATCCTGTTTGGATAAATACACAAACAGCAAAAAAATATGGCATCAAAATGGGTGATAAAATAAGAATCACTACATTTAGACCAAAAGAAGGTTATAAAGCTTCTAAAAATGAAGTCTTAGGAAGTATGGAAGTAAAAGCTTTTGTAACCCAAGGGATTCATCCAGAAGTATTAGCAATAAGTAACTCTTTAGGAATGAATTATGGAGGTCGAGTACCAAAAGCTAAAAATGGGATAAAAGAGAATATTAAAGGATATACTAAATATCAGGACTTAGATTTAAATGGAAATATTTGGTGGGACAAAAGATTAGGTGGAAGTGGAAATGGATTCAACCCAAATAATATAATTCCAGTAAATCCAGCTCCAATTGTTGGAATGCAATCGTGGAATGATACGATTTGTAAAATAAAAAAAGTATAA
- a CDS encoding ABC transporter substrate binding protein, with translation MKYIFFFLLIFNFLFANSPKEILLLHSYNNGLKWSDEITDGLQSVISRYPDYELTIEYMDTKRNYSKEYFEVLSLLYAKKYADKKYDLIITVDNYAFNFALSNNKKLFHNTPIIFCGLENYDKIQIPDNMKNSVTGVIEYKEIKKNIQLIKDSIKNLNTLYIISDNTLSSKAIRNQILDAISEYKNKINIIFDTKIDIKTLNQKIEKLPSHSAVLFTSLYKDINGKFLYQKDLKEFFGKSKYPVFAINKIHLGAGVVGGIMVDPYEQGKLAGNKANYFLNGTPIKDIDISTPISKHYFDYSVLKKFHLHNSNIPIQSSTINKPKDFFEKNRKIIDSTFILLPLLFLLIIGLIVNIVKKVNLEIKLLEQTKLDNVLLNNIKNIIYWKSKEGIVLGCNDALCKYLNLSRNKIIGEKLNDIFPEICQKVDDKKLFVSDLETTLEGRNNEVLNVLIRRKKYLNKKNEEAGIVTIINDITDLKRLENQRKKDEQFIVQRSKLYEVGEMITSVAHQWKAPLIEISTIAQELLYKKDISKSSSKEFVDEIMTQVKYMTSTIDDFKDFIKPSIRKSEFEINSAINQLLRVIEHNTKYNYIDVDVNYEENRSYTIYGYANEFKQAILNIINNSKDSILKRRQSQNFQAKISISISSENDLLCISIKDNGIGIKDENLEKIFEPFFTSKKNGDGFGLHMVKLIIEDKMNGTIKALPCDEGANILICLDNSIEN, from the coding sequence ATGAAATATATTTTTTTCTTTCTACTTATATTCAACTTCTTATTTGCAAATTCTCCAAAAGAAATCTTGCTTCTACATTCTTATAATAATGGACTAAAATGGAGTGATGAGATAACAGATGGTTTGCAAAGTGTTATTTCACGATATCCAGATTATGAACTTACAATTGAATATATGGATACAAAAAGGAATTATAGTAAAGAATACTTTGAAGTTTTATCTTTACTATATGCAAAAAAATATGCAGATAAAAAATATGATTTAATTATCACTGTTGATAATTATGCTTTTAATTTTGCCCTTTCAAATAATAAAAAGTTATTTCATAATACTCCTATTATTTTTTGTGGTCTTGAAAACTATGATAAAATACAAATTCCAGATAATATGAAAAATTCTGTCACTGGTGTCATAGAATATAAAGAAATTAAAAAAAATATTCAACTTATAAAAGATTCAATAAAAAATTTAAATACTTTATATATTATAAGTGATAATACTCTATCTTCAAAAGCAATAAGAAATCAAATACTTGATGCTATTTCAGAATATAAAAATAAAATCAATATCATTTTTGATACAAAGATTGATATAAAAACACTAAACCAAAAAATTGAAAAACTTCCCTCACATAGTGCTGTTCTTTTTACAAGTTTATATAAAGATATAAATGGAAAGTTTCTCTATCAAAAAGACTTAAAAGAGTTTTTTGGAAAATCTAAATATCCTGTTTTTGCTATAAATAAAATACATTTAGGTGCAGGGGTAGTTGGTGGAATTATGGTAGATCCATATGAACAAGGAAAACTAGCAGGAAACAAAGCAAATTACTTTTTAAATGGGACACCTATTAAAGATATAGATATATCAACACCTATTTCAAAACATTATTTTGATTATTCTGTATTAAAAAAATTTCATTTACATAATTCAAATATTCCAATACAATCAAGCACAATAAATAAACCAAAAGATTTTTTTGAAAAAAATAGAAAAATAATAGATAGTACTTTTATTTTATTGCCTTTACTCTTTCTTTTGATTATTGGATTAATTGTTAATATTGTAAAAAAAGTCAATTTAGAAATAAAACTATTAGAACAAACTAAATTGGACAATGTTTTGTTAAATAACATTAAAAATATAATTTATTGGAAAAGTAAAGAAGGTATCGTTTTAGGTTGTAATGATGCTTTATGCAAATACTTAAATCTTTCAAGAAATAAAATTATAGGAGAAAAACTAAATGACATTTTCCCTGAGATTTGTCAAAAAGTTGATGATAAAAAGCTATTTGTAAGTGATCTTGAAACAACTTTAGAAGGTAGAAATAATGAGGTTCTAAATGTTTTAATTAGACGAAAAAAGTATTTAAATAAGAAAAATGAAGAAGCAGGGATTGTTACAATCATAAATGATATTACTGATTTGAAAAGATTAGAAAATCAAAGAAAAAAAGATGAACAATTTATAGTACAAAGATCAAAGCTTTATGAAGTAGGAGAAATGATAACTTCTGTTGCTCACCAATGGAAAGCTCCTCTAATAGAAATATCAACTATAGCTCAAGAGTTACTTTATAAAAAAGACATCTCAAAAAGCTCTAGTAAAGAGTTTGTTGATGAAATTATGACACAAGTTAAATATATGACAAGTACTATTGATGATTTTAAAGATTTTATAAAACCTTCAATTAGAAAAAGTGAATTTGAAATAAATTCTGCAATAAATCAACTTCTAAGAGTAATTGAACACAATACAAAATATAACTACATAGATGTAGATGTAAATTATGAAGAGAATAGAAGCTATACAATATATGGTTATGCAAATGAATTTAAACAGGCCATCTTAAATATAATAAATAACTCAAAAGATAGTATTTTGAAAAGAAGACAAAGCCAAAATTTCCAAGCAAAAATCTCTATTTCAATATCTTCTGAAAATGACTTATTATGTATATCAATAAAAGATAATGGCATTGGAATAAAAGATGAAAACTTAGAAAAAATATTTGAGCCATTTTTTACAAGTAAAAAAAATGGTGATGGGTTTGGACTTCATATGGTAAAATTAATAATTGAAGATAAGATGAATGGCACAATAAAAGCTTTGCCTTGTGATGAAGGAGCAAATATTCTTATTTGTTTAGATAATTCTATAGAGAATTAG
- a CDS encoding aminodeoxychorismate synthase component I yields the protein MNNQELINQLNNYGSSKEPFFFMISYDLKNYFLKPLKDLPQDIKYEISPKEKKSSIKNEALIKCPMSFEEYKTKFEYVQEQIASGNSYLLNLTAKTKIKCDLSLDEIYERSKSKFKLKFKDEFVCFSPERFIKIKKDKIYTYPMKGTIDASLANASVKILGDMKEMAEHTMVVDLLRNDLGIVSTKVRVDRFRYIDEIQAGDKKLLQVSSKISGELQSNWNEKLGDILLSLLPAGSITGTPKRKTVEIIKEIEGYERDYYTGIFGVFDGKSLDSSVMIRFIQKDKDENLYYKSGGGITCDSDAKLEYQEILDKIYLPF from the coding sequence TTGAATAATCAAGAATTAATAAATCAACTTAATAATTATGGCTCTTCTAAAGAGCCATTTTTTTTTATGATAAGTTATGACTTAAAAAACTACTTTTTAAAACCCTTAAAAGATTTACCCCAAGATATAAAATATGAAATCTCACCTAAAGAGAAAAAAAGTTCAATAAAAAACGAAGCCTTGATAAAATGTCCAATGAGTTTTGAAGAGTATAAAACAAAATTTGAGTATGTGCAAGAACAAATAGCTTCAGGAAACAGTTATTTATTAAATCTAACAGCTAAAACAAAAATAAAGTGTGATTTGAGTTTAGATGAGATTTATGAAAGATCAAAATCAAAGTTTAAATTAAAATTTAAAGATGAGTTTGTGTGCTTTTCTCCTGAAAGATTTATAAAAATTAAAAAAGATAAAATCTATACTTATCCCATGAAAGGCACTATTGATGCAAGCTTAGCAAATGCTAGTGTTAAAATTTTGGGTGATATGAAAGAGATGGCTGAACATACGATGGTAGTAGACTTACTTCGTAATGACTTGGGAATAGTTTCAACTAAAGTTAGAGTAGATAGGTTTAGATATATTGATGAAATACAAGCAGGGGATAAGAAACTTCTGCAAGTGAGTTCTAAAATATCAGGAGAACTACAAAGCAATTGGAATGAAAAGTTAGGAGATATTTTACTTTCCCTTCTTCCAGCTGGTTCCATAACAGGAACACCAAAAAGGAAAACTGTAGAAATCATAAAAGAAATAGAAGGATATGAGAGGGATTATTATACTGGTATTTTTGGGGTTTTTGATGGAAAAAGTTTAGATAGTTCAGTTATGATTAGATTTATTCAAAAAGATAAAGATGAAAATCTTTATTATAAAAGTGGTGGAGGTATTACTTGTGATAGTGATGCCAAGTTAGAATATCAAGAGATACTTGATAAAATTTATTTACCATTTTAA